ATATTTACTACAACAACTCCCTCAGCACAAGTATTCAGCATAGTTAGAAGCGGTGCAACACCTTTAAAACTTGCACCATATCCAACGCTTGTAGGAACAGCGATAACTGGTTTTGAGGTTAGGCCACCAACAATACTTGGTAGCGCACCATCCATACCTGCAACAACAATTATAACATTAGCAGAAAAAATCTTTTCTCTGATATCAAACAATCTATGTACACCAGCTACGCCTACATCATAAACCTTTTCAACCTTGTTACCAAGTAATTCTGCTGTTGTAACTGCTTCTTCAGCAACCGGAATATCTGATGTTCCCGCTGTCAAAACCAGTATCTTGCCTTTCTTTTGTTTTTGTTTATGTTGCTGAATCACAATAACCTTCGCCTGTTCATTATATTTTGCTTTTGGATATCTTTTTTTAACAGCATTATACAAAGTTTTTGAAGCCTTTGTTAGTAGTATATTTTTGTTGTGTTTTGTCATAGTTTTTAGAATGGACAG
Above is a genomic segment from Candidatus Thermoplasmatota archaeon containing:
- the larB gene encoding nickel pincer cofactor biosynthesis protein LarB; this encodes LSILKTMTKHNKNILLTKASKTLYNAVKKRYPKAKYNEQAKVIVIQQHKQKQKKGKILVLTAGTSDIPVAEEAVTTAELLGNKVEKVYDVGVAGVHRLFDIREKIFSANVIIVVAGMDGALPSIVGGLTSKPVIAVPTSVGYGASFKGVAPLLTMLNTCAEGVVVVNIDNGFGAGYFASLVNR